One window from the genome of Sporosarcina sp. 6E9 encodes:
- the bcp gene encoding thioredoxin-dependent thiol peroxidase — protein sequence MTNLEGKQAPEFTLRNEKGDNVSLADFTGKKYVVLYFYPKDATPGCTTQACDFRDSYKDFSKLNAVILGVSPDDEASHTKFIENKGLPFSLLVDDNHEISEKYGVWKLKKNFGREYMGIERSTFLINPAGEVVKEWRKVRVKGHIEDALATLQEITKA from the coding sequence ATGACAAACCTTGAAGGAAAACAAGCACCAGAATTTACACTGCGCAATGAAAAAGGTGACAATGTTTCACTTGCTGATTTTACAGGAAAAAAATACGTTGTATTATATTTTTATCCGAAAGATGCAACGCCTGGGTGTACAACGCAAGCTTGTGACTTTCGCGATTCGTATAAAGACTTTAGTAAATTGAATGCAGTTATTCTAGGCGTTAGTCCAGATGATGAGGCTTCACATACTAAATTCATCGAAAACAAAGGATTACCATTCTCGCTTCTGGTTGATGACAATCATGAAATTTCGGAAAAATATGGCGTTTGGAAGTTAAAGAAGAATTTTGGGCGTGAATATATGGGGATTGAACGTTCTACTTTTCTGATTAATCCTGCAGGGGAAGTTGTAAAAGAATGGCGTAAAGTTAGGGTAAAAGGCCATATTGAAGACGCACTAGCAACGTTACAAGAAATAACAAAAGCATAA